The following proteins come from a genomic window of Larimichthys crocea isolate SSNF chromosome III, L_crocea_2.0, whole genome shotgun sequence:
- the majin gene encoding membrane-anchored junction protein codes for MKFARGTSYQIQGRHFLHTLRSAMPLQAFSFPLPETRVIKAGDCIYTVKIRGGSSYSGEEVMGGNCIDQELEEIIRTVLGNLDTLQPFFSTHFNVFPFKKPKMETSEVMMCKHCDRNFTVYQFDIIIYLEKCRQTGKQAKGKLSTEKETAQQHFESVSKPQSKRRRSNSPLEEAILKDLIKAEAKLYVSRVNTYNRAREEAEEDPGHVDEKDTEGFEETQQETVNTVKEIGTPGDVHPGIIQDMDEEEGDENREKAPVKPGFLTRVASHIFPFSLFFRDS; via the exons ATGAAGTTCGCTCGTGGGACCAGTTACCAAATTCAGGGTCGCCATTTTCTACACACATTACG GTCAGCCATGCCACTGCAGgccttctccttccctctcccagAAACTCGAGTCATCAAAGCTGGGGACTGTATCTACACAGTCAAGATCAGAGGAGGCAGCAGCTAcag TGGCGAGGAGGTTATGGGAGGAAACTGCATCGATCAGGAACTGGAG GAAATTATCAGAACTGTTCTCGGCAACCTGGACACGCTCCAGCCGTTCTTTAGCACCCACTTCAATGTCTTCCCTT TCAAGAAGCCCAAGATGGAAACCTCTGAGGTAATGATGTGCAAACATTGTGACAGGAATTTCACAGTCTACCAGTTTGATATCATCATCTACCTGGAGAAATGCAGGCAGACTG GAAAGCAAGCAAAGGGGAAGTTGAGCACA GAGAAAGAGACTGCACAACAGCACTTTGAATCTGTTTCTAAGCCGCAGTCAAAGCGCCGTAGAAGCAATTCACCACTAGAGGAGGCCATACTAAAGGATTTAATCAAGGCTGAGGCCAAGTTATATGTAAGCAG GGTGAACACGTACAATCGTGCAAgggaagaagcagaggaagatcCGGGCCATGTTGACGAG aaagacacagagggtTTTGAAGAAACCCAGCAGGAAACAGTTAACACAGTGAAAGAAATTGGGACTCCAGGTGATGTCCATCCTGGGATAATCCAAGACATGGACGAGGAGGAGGGTGATgagaacagagaaaaggctcctgtGAAGCCAGGGTTTTTAACCCGAGTTGCCAG ccACATCTTCCCCTTCTCCTTGTTCTTCAGAGACTCCTGA
- the zgc:101765 gene encoding uncharacterized protein zgc:101765 produces the protein MSSTAPSILLNTGVQMPLLGLGTYKLLSPEDVYLAVDAALAAGYRAFDSAAVYRNEADLGRALKELLPKHGLTREDVFITSKLGPKNQGERAMEGALHSLSQLDLGYIDLYLIHWPGTQGLVVTDQRNPGNRAQSWATLEELHAQGKLKAIGVSNYTPAHMRELLQSCKTPPALLQVEFHPRLCQTELRSVCDEYGVCFQAYSSLGKGDLVTNPVVMEVAKNCERTPAQVLLRWAVQQGVPVIPKSSNPDRIKDNAKIFDFTLSDTDMGRLSALDCEHKYCWDSSEVV, from the exons ATGTCCTCCACTGCCCCGTCTATCCTCCTAAACACAGGGGTTCAGATGCCCCTTCTGGGTTTGGGCACCTACAAGTTGTTGTCTCCTGAAGATGTCTACCTGGCTGTGGATGCAGCGCTGGCTGCTGGTTATCGGGCCTTTGACAGTGCAGCTGTCTACCGGAATGAAGCTGACTTGGGCCGTGCCCTGAAGGAGCTCCTGCCCAAACATGGTTTAACGAGAGAGGATGTATTTATAACCAG TAAGCTGGGCCCCAAGAATCAGGGTGAGAGGGCCATGGAAGGAGCCCTGCACAGCCTGTCTCAGCTGGACTTGGGTTACATTGACCTCTACCTGATCCACTGGCCTGGCACGCAGGGTCTGGTAGTGACTGACCAACGCAACCCAG GCAACCGAGCTCAGAGTTGGGCCACATTGGAGGAGCTGCATGCCCAGGGGAAGCTAAAGGCCATAGGAGTGTCCAACTACACACCAGCACACATGAGAGaactgctgcagagctgcaaaaCCCCTCCTGCATTGCTACAG gtaGAGTTTCACCCACGACTGTGCCAAACAgagctgaggagtgtgtgtgatgaatatGGAGTGTGTTTCCAAGCCTACTCTTCCTTGGGGAAAGGAGACCTGGTCACCAACCCTGTGGTCATGGAGGTGGCAAAGAATTGTGAACGCACACctgcacag GTCCTGTTGCGCTGGGCTGTGCAGCAGGGCGTCCCAGTGATCCCCAAGTCGTCAAATCCAGACAGAATAAAGGACAATGCCAAGATTTTTGACTTCACACTGAGTGACACAGACATGGGCAGACTGTCAGCTTTGGACTGTGAGCACAAGTACTGCTGGGATTCATCAGAAGTGGTTTGA